The Euphorbia lathyris chromosome 3, ddEupLath1.1, whole genome shotgun sequence genome contains a region encoding:
- the LOC136223689 gene encoding uncharacterized protein At1g08160 has product MANGTTITTHPPPSQPVRSPQSRLLRLVAVVILSLIVLVGVAVLITWLIIRPKQVIYSIDTGTVNNFNLRNNHLNASFDFLIRAHNPNRRISIYYDSIDVSVSYDDQTIAFNTVEPFHQPRWNITQVEAKIEARNVALSSGLAKDLKVEKSSGQLKLDVGIKARIRFKVGVLKMRHRSLRVLCPYVPVHFSSSKISQRVYCDIDY; this is encoded by the coding sequence ATGGCTAATGGGACGACAATCACCACCCATCCGCCACCATCCCAACCCGTCCGGTCACCGCAATCAAGACTCCTCCGACTCGTCGCGGTCGTCATACTATCCCTCATAGTACTCGTCGGCGTCGCCGTACTAATCACTTGGCTAATAATCCGGCCAAAACAAGTCATTTACTCAATAGATACCGGAACGGTAAACAACTTCAATCTCCGTAACAACCATCTGAATGCATCATTTGACTTCTTAATCAGAGCACATAATCCTAACCGTAGAATCTCTATATACTACGATTCTATTGATGTTTCTGTGTCGTACGATGATCAAACGATCGCGTTTAACACGGTGGAGCCGTTCCATCAACCTCGCTGGAATATTACTCAGGTGGAGGCGAAGATTGAAGCTAGAAATGTTGCATTGTCTAGTGGATTAGCTAAGGATTTGAAAGTTGAGAAGTCGTCTGGACAGCTTAAATTAGATGTCGGAATTAAGGCGAGGATTCGGTTTAAGGTTGGAGTGTTGAAGATGAGACATCGGAGTTTGAGGGTGTTGTGTCCGTACGTTCCTGTGCACTTTTCTTCTTCGAAGATTTCACAGAGGGTTTATTGTGATAtagattattaa